The genomic DNA ACGGCGCTGACGCCATCTACATCGGTGGCCCGAGCTTTGGCGCCCGCCACAACGCCTGCAACGAAGTGGGCGAAATCGCCGAGCTGGTAGAGTTCGCCCGGCGCTATCACGCCCGCGTGTTCACCACCATCAACACCATCCTGCACGACAACGAGCTGGAACCAGCGCGCAAGCTTATCCATCAGCTGTACGACGCCGGCGTCGATGCGCTGATCGTGCAGGACCTGGGGGTGATGGAACTGGACATCCCGCCGATCGAGCTGCATGCCAGCACCCAGACCGACATCCGTACCCTGGAGCGGGCCAAATTCCTTGACCAGGCCGGCTTCTCCCAGCTGGTACTGGCGCGTGAACTTAACCTGCAGCAGATCCGCGCCATCGCCGCCGAAACCGACGCGGCCATCGAGTTCTTCATCCACGGTGCACTTTGCGTGGCCTTCTCCGGCCAGTGCAACATTTCCCACGCCCAGACCGGCCGCAGCGCCAACCGTGGCGACTGCTCACAGGCCTGCCGCCTGCCTTACACCCTCAAGGACGACCAGGGCCGTGTGGTGGCGTTCGAGAAGCACCTGCTGTCGATGAAGGACAACAACCAGACCGCCAACCTGCGCGACCTGGTCGATGCCGGCGTGCGCTCGTTCAAGATCGAGGGCCGCTACAAGGACATGGGCTATGTAAAGAACATCACCGCCCACTACCGCAAAGAGCTCGACGCCATTCTCGAAGACCGCCCGGGCCTGGCACGCGCCTCCAGCGGCCGCACCGAGCACTTCTTCGTGCCCGACCCTGACAAGACCTTCCACCGCGGCAGCACCGACTACTTCGTCACCGACCGCAAGGTGGACATCGGCGCGTTCGACTCACCAACCTTCACCGGCCTGCCGGTAGGTGTGGTGGAAAAAGTCGGCAAGCGTGACCTGCAGGTGGTCACCGAAGTGCCGCTGACCAACGGCGACGGCCTCAACGTGCTGGTCAAGCGTGACGTGGTGGGCTTCCGGGCCAACATCGCCGAGCCGCGCGGCGAGTTCGAAGAAGACGGCCACAAGCGCTATCGCTACCGGGTCGAACCCAACGAGATGCCCGAGGGCCTGCACAAGCTGCGGCCCAACCATCCGCTGTCGCGCAACCTGGACCATAACTGGCAGCAGGCCCTGCAGCGCACCTCGGCCGAGCGCCGTGTAGGTGTGGAGTGGCATGCCGTGCTCACCGAGCAGCGCCTGATGCTCAGCGTCTGCAGTGAGGAAGGCGTCAGCGTGCAGGTCGCCCTGGATGGCCCGTTCGGCGCAGCCAACAAGCCGCAGCAGGCCCTGGACCAGTTGCACGACCTGCTCGGCCAGCTGGGTACCACGATGTACCACGCCAATGCCATCGTGCTGGACGCACCGCAGGCGTACTTCATCCCCAACTCGCAGCTCAAGGCCCTGCGCCGCGAAGCCATCGAGGCGCTGACCGAGGCACGCATCAAGGCCCACCCGCGTGGCGGGCGCAAGGCCGAGTCCACGCCGCCGCCGGTATACCCGGAGTCGCACCTGTCGTTCCTGGCCAACGTCTACAACCAGAAGGCCCGCGACTTCTACCACCGCCACGGCGTGCAATTGATCGATGCGGCGTACGAAGCGCACGAGGAGCACGGCGAAGTGCCGGTGATGATCACCAAGCACTGCCTGCGTTTCTCGTTCAACCTGTGCCCCAAACAGGCCAAGGGTGTGACCGGCGTGCGCACCAAGGTGGCGCCGATGCAGCTGATCCAGGGCGATGAAGTGCTGACCCTGAAGTTCGACTGCAAGCCTTGCGAAATGCACGTGGTCGGCAAGATGAAGAGCCACATCATCGACCTGCCGACACCCGGCAGTGCGGTGGCTCAGGTGGTCGGGCACATCAGCCCGGAAGACCTGCTCAAGACCATCCCGCGGGCACCGCACTGAGGGTGACACGCCCCTGTGCCGGCCTGTAGGAGCGCGCGAGACCTGGGCAGCGGCCGCCTTTACACCATCACAAAATCCCCAGCCCCCGCGCCGTCCGGTCCACGGCAATGCGCGTCTTGTCCACCAGCTCATCGAGCTCGCCATGCGTGGCCACCAGCGCCGGCGCCATGATCATCCGCCCCAGCGTGGAACGAATGATCACACCTTCCTCGAAGCCGTACGTGCGGCACTGCCAGGCCAGGTCGTTCTCGTTGGCGTAACGCTTGCGGCTGCCCTTGTCCTCGGCGAACTGCAACGCCGCCACCAGCCCCGCGCCTTGCACCTGGCCAATCAACGGGTGGTTGGCAAATACCTCACGCAGGATACGCTGCAGATACGGGCCGGTATCGTCCTTGACCTGGCGCACGATGCCTTCGTCGCGCAGCGCCTTGAGGTTGGCGATGGCCACTGCGGCCGCTACCGGGTGCCCGGAATACGTCAGGCCGTGGGCGAACACCCCGCCACGCTCCACCAGCGCCTCGGCGATGCGCTTGCTCAGCACCAGGCCACCCATGGGTACATAACCCGACGTCAGGCCTTTGGCGATGGACAGGGTGTCAGGCTCGAAGCCGAAGTACTCGTGGGCGAACCATTCACCGGTACGGCCAAAGCCACCGATCACCTCGTCGGCGCACAACAGCACATCGTACTGGCGGCAGATGCGCTGGATTTCCGGCCAGTAGCTTTCCGGTGGGAAGATCATGCCGCCCGCGCCCTGGAACGGCTCGGCCACAAAGCCTGCGACATTCTCTGCGCCCAGCTCGAGGATTTTCTCTTCCAGCTGCAAGGCGCAGCGGCGGCCGAACTCGGCCGGCGTCAGCTCGCCACCCTCGGCGTACCAGTACGGCTCATCGATGTGTGCCACGTCCGGAATCAGCCCGCCCATCTCGTGCATGAACTTCATGCCCCCTAGCGCTGTGGCGGCCAGGGTCGAGCCGTGGTAGCCGTTCCAGCGGCCGATCATGACCTTCTTGTTCGGCTGGCCGACCACCTGCCAGTAACGGCGCACGGTGCGGATCAACACCTCGTTGGCCTCGGAGCCGGAGTTGGTGTAGATCGCGTGGCTGTAGTGCCCGGGCAGCAAGCTGAATAGCAGTTCGGACAGCTCGATCACCGCCGGGTGGGTGGTGTGGAAGAACATGTTGTAGTACGCCAGCTGGTCCATCTGCGCGGCGGCGGCGGCGGTCAGGTCCTTGCGCCCGTAACCCAGCTGGGTGCACCACAGGCCGGACATGCCGTCCAGGTAGCGCCTGCCGTCGTTGTCCCACAGATACAGTCGTTCGCCGCGGGTGATCACCCGTGGGCCTTCGGCGTTGAGCGCCTTCTGGTCAAGGAAAGCGTGGATGTGGTGGGCCGCGTCGCTGGCCTGGTAGTCGCGGGTGTCGCGTTGCGGCTGGAAGGGGGCGTTCATTGTTGTTCTCCGTGAGTGAGGGTCAGCGCAGCTGGAACCAGGTGGTCTTGAGCTGGGTGTACTTGTCGAAGGCGTGCAGCGACAGGTCGCGGCCAAAGCCCGACTGGCGGCCGCCGCCAAAGGGCACCGCCACATCAAGGGCATCGACCGTGTTGACCGAGACGGTGCCCGCCTTCAACTGCCGGGCCACCCGGTGGGCGCGGTTGAGGTCGTCGCTCCACAGCGAAGCGGCCAGGCCATAAACGCTGTCGTTGGCCAGGCGTACGGCCTGCGCTTCGTCGTCAAAGGCAGTGATCGCCAGCACCGGGCCGAACACTTCCTCGCGGGCCAGGGCCGAATCCGGGCGCACGTCGGCGAACACCGTTGGCGCGATGAAGTTGTTCGAGCCGTTGAAGCTCAGCCGCTGGCCGCCGCACAACAGGCGGGCGCCGTCGCCCTGGGCCTGCTCGATGGCAGCCATGACACGTGCGCTCTGGGCGTCGTCGACGATGGCGCCGGCGCGGCTGGCCGGGTCCAGGGGATCACCGGGCAGCCACTGGCGGGCCTTGGCCAGCAGGCGCTCGACGAATTCGTCGTGGACCGAGCGCTGCACATACAAGCGCGAATTGGCAGAGCACACTTCGCCCTGGTTGAAGAAGATGCCGAAGGCCGCTTTCTCTGCTGCAAGGTCCAGGTCCTGGCAGTCGTCGAACACCAGGTTCGGGCTCTTGCCGCCACACTCCAGCCACACCTGCTTGAGGTTGGATTGCGCCGAGTACTGCATGAAGTGCTTGCCCACCTGGGTGGAGCCGGTGAACACCAGGCAATCCACATCCGGGTGCAGACCAAGGGCACGGCCAGCGCTTTCACCCAGGCCCGGCACCACGTTCAGGACACCTTCGGGCACACCTGCCTCAAGCGCCAGTTCGGCCAGGCGCAGGGCCGAGAACGGCGACTGCTCGGCGGGTTTGAGCACCACGCTGTTGCCGGCGGCCAGCGCCGGGGCGACCTTCCAGGCAGCCATGTCCAGTGGGAAATTCCAAGGCACCACGGCGCCGACCACACCCAACGCTTCCCGGGTGACCGTGGCCAGGGCGTTGCCTGCGGTTGGTGCGACCTGGTCGTAGACCTTGTCCAGCGCCTCGCCGTACCAGGCAAATACGTTGGCCGCGCCGGGCACATCGATGGTGTAGGCGTCCATCACCGGCTTGCCCATGTTCAGCGAGTCGAGCAGCGCCAGCTCCTCGCGGTGGGCCATCATCAGTTCGGCCAGGCGTAGCAACACGCACTTGCGTGCCGCAGGTGCCATGCGCGCCCAGGGGCCTTGCTCGAAGGCGCGACGTGCCGAACGCACAGCCTGGTCGATTTCGGTATCGCCGCAAGCGGCGACCTGCGCCAGCAACTGCCGGTTGGCCGGGTTGATGGCATCAAAGGTCACCCCTGACTGGGCCGCCAACGGGCGGCCGTCGATCAGCGCCGTAGTGATGAACCTTTGCCTTGCAGCGCGCTGCTGCCAATCGCTTTTCGTATGCACGCAGGTCTCCCTTGCGGCCGCGCGGGCGGCCGGTCGCAGTTGTTGTAGGTGTGAGTGGCCGTGGCGCCGTCAGCGCCTTCGCAGGTAACTTTCCAGCGGGTCCTTGCTCAAGCCTTCCTGGGCCTGGGCCAGCGAATCGATGAACAGCGAGAACAGCTCGGACTGCTTGGCGATGTCGAGCTTGGTGTAGAGGTTCTTGCGGTGGGTCTTGACCGTGTCTTCACTGATGCCCAGGCGCTCGGCCAGCGAGCGCGTGGAGTGGCCGCGCAGCAGGTACTGGGCGATGCGGCATTCGCGCTCGGTGAGCAGTGAAGAGCCAAAGTTGTTCAGCGCGGCGTTGATCTGCCGGCCCAGAGCACTTTCGAAGCGCCCGCCCACGGCGTCGACATCCAGGTGGCTCCACTGGCGCCGCACCACGGCCACCACCCAGGGCGCCACACATTTGAGGTCGCTGACCTGCTGACGGTCCAGGCGGCGGGTACTGGCCAGGGCCACGGCGATGGTCAGGTGTTCATCCAGAGGGACGATGAAGTTCAGTTCGTCCTCAAGATGTGCATGCTGGTAGAACGACAGGTAGTACTCGCTGCGCTTGAAATGGTCGGGGGCAACGTCGCTCAGGCGGAAGCAGCCGGCCGCCACACCGTCCATGCAGGCACGGTAGAACGGGCACAGCAGGTAATAGCCTTCCAGGTAGCGCTGCACGTTGCCTTCCGGCAGCCATGGCCCCTCTTCGTCCTTGACGAACAACGCCGAGGGCAGGCCCTTGCGTGGGTAACGAAACACCGTGATGGCCTGGCACGGCGCAAGCAACTTGAGCGCGGCGAACAGCGCCTCGACGAAGCCCGGCGTGCCTTGGGCGTCGATGACACGGGCCATCTGCGCGTACCAGTCGGGCGATTTCAGCCGGTCTTTGCTCATTGTCGTTGTCCCATGCCGGGGTGGTCATGGTTGGGATTCTTGCATGGGATGCCGGGGGCGGCCATCACCCTTCGGGGTGAGGTTGTGGCATGCTCTGCAGCTCTTTCATTTCAGGGCCTGAACATGCTGATCGACGAAGAACTGACCCTGAAAAAACTCGAGACCTTCCTCGCCTTCATGCGCAGCGGCAACCTCGGCCGCGCTGCCGCCGAGTTGTCCACCAGCGCGGTCAGCGTGCACCGGGCCATTCATTCGCTGGAAAGCGCCCTGCGCTGCCCGCTGTTCAAGCACGAAGGCCGTCAGCTGATTCCGCTGGAAAGCGCCTATGTGCTGGAAAAGAAAGCCCGCCAGTTGATCCAGGACGCTGAGCAGATGGTGCGCCAGACCCGCGAGGCCGCCGGTTTCTACGCCGAACGCTTCCGCCTCGGGGCCCTTTATTCGCTGACCGTGAAGACCGTGCCCAAACTGGTGATGGGCCTGAAGCTGCGGCGCAGCGAGCTGAATATCGACCTGACCCTGGGCTCGAATGTCGACCTGCTGCAGCGGCTGAAGAACCATGAACTGGAGGCGGTGCTGGTGTCGCTGGATGAAAGCGTGGCCGACCCTGCCTGCGAGCAGTTGCCGCTGTTCTCCGACGATATCTACCTCGCCGTGCCCACCGATTCGCCGTTTGCCGAGCAGCAGGAGGTGGACCTGGCGGACTTGGCCGAGTCCACCTTCATCACCCTGACCCAGGGCTTTGCCACCCACCGCGATGGCGCACGGGTGTTCCAGCAGGCCGGGTTCGAGCCGAAGGTGGCAATGCAGGTGAACGATATCTTCACCCTGCTCAGCATGGTCAGTTCGGGGGTGGGCTTTGCACTGTTGCCGGGGCGCATTGCCGCGGTGTACGAAAACCGTGTGAAGCTGATTGCGCTGCAACCGCGTTACCGGCTGCAGCAGCATATTGGCGTGGTGTTCCTCAAGGCCCGGGAGCGCGAGCCCAACCTGCTGGCGCTGCTGGCGGAATGCCGAATGTACAGCCGGGAAAACTGAGCGGCGCACACCGCGGCGGTTCGCCAGAACCACCGCGACAAGGCCGGCCTACGCCACCAGGCCACGCATGCAGAAGTACAGCAGCGAAGGCCCCAGCAGGCAGCCCAAGGCGGTGTAGAACGCTGCGGTCAGGCAGCCATAGGGCACCAGCTTGGGGTCAGTCGCCGCCAGCCCACCGGCCACACCGCTGGAGGTGCCCATCAAGCCACCGAAGATCACCGCAGTGCGCGGGTTGTTCAAACCGATCATCGGTGCCACGAACGGCGTCACCACCATGACCAGGATCGCTTTGACCAGCCCGGCGGCAATCGACAGCGCCATCACCTCGGAGCTTGCGCCAATCGCAGCGCCCGTCACCGGCCCTACGATATAGGTCACTGCCCCGGCGCCGATGGTGGTCAGGCTGACCGCATCGGTGTAACCAAAGGCCATGGCCACCCCTACCCCTGCGACGAACGAGGTGCCGATGCCGAAGAACAGTGATATCACCCCGGACACCCCGGCGCGCTTGAGTTCTTCGATGTTGACGCCAAAGGCCGTGGCGACGATGGCGAAGTCCCGCAACATGGCCCCGCCCAGCAGGCCGATGCCGGACAGCAGCGGAATGTCCACCAGCCCTTTCTGCCCGCCCGTCATCACCCCGCCGACGTAAGACAACGCCAGGCCCAGGAAAATGGCGATGGCAGAGCCGTGCAAACGCCCGCGGGTCAGCTTGTCGGAGAACCAGTAGGACAGCCACATGGTCACGCCGATCACCGCGAAACCACTGACCAGGCCATAACCGTTGATCACTTTCATCATGGATTCGTACATGGCGGTCACCGTTGCGCAGCAGTCAGGGGTTTGTCGGTGCCCGCCTCAGGCTTCTTTTGCCCGATGCGGTCCAGCAGCGGCACCATGGCAAAGCTTGCGACCACCGCCACGACGCCGGCCATTATCGCCATCGGCCCCCCGGACAGCGCGCCCAGCACATTCTGCTGGGCGGCCATGGCCACCACGATGGGGATATAAATGGCGCTCCAGAATTCCACGCCCTGTTCGGACTTGGCCTTGATCAGGCCACGCTTGTTGAGGTAACTGCCGATGAAGATCAGCAGCAGCATGGCGATGCCGACACCGCCGACGTTGGCTGGTACACCCAGGAGCTTGCCCAGGAGTTCGCCGATAAACAGGCCTACAAGGGTACACAGGGCCAGAAAGGCCACACCGTAGATGATCATTGTTGTTGTCCTCGCGTTGGGTCGAAGTTGCTTGTTGTTGTCCTTCGAAAAACACGGCATTTATGGGCGCTGGCTGACCTCCTGACGCAGCAGGGCGTCCACTGTATCGAGTCGGGTTTGCTCCAGGGCAAGCACGCGCCCCTGTTCGAACACCGGGCGGGCCAGGCCGGTCAGCACGCTGCCGGGCGGTAGCTCCAGGTGCAGGCGCACCCCGCGCTCATAAGCGTTGCGCAACGTAGCACGCCAGTCGACGAGCCGGGCCATGTTGCCGGCCAGGTCGTCACGCAGGCGTTGCGGGTCGAACAGCGGCCGCGCGCTGCTGCCACTGAGGTAGGTGATGCGCGGGCGGTTGATCTTAACGCTGGCAAACGCGTGGGCCAGCTGGGCCGCCGGGCCGTCGAGCAAGCGGCAATGGGAGGGCACGCTGACCGCCAGGCGCCTGGCCACGCCCTGGCCACGGCTGCGCGCCCTGGCGGCAACCTCGGCCATGGCCGTGTCGCTGCCGGCGATGACGATCTGGTTGTCACTGTTGAGGTTGGCCAGGTACACCTCGCCGCCCACCTGCGCCAGCAAGCGCTCGACACTGGCCAGGTCCAGGCCACTCAAGGCGGTCATGCCGTAGCCTTGGGGGTAGGCACGTTGCATGAGCTCACCACGCAGGGCCACAAGGCGTACAGCATCGGTAAATGCCAGGGCGCCCGCGGTGACGGCGGCAGGGTAGGCGCCGATCGACAGCCCTGCCACATAGTCGGGCGCCGGGCTGTGTTGCAACAACGTGCGCGCCCAGGCCACCCCGGCCATCAGCAGGCACAACTGCACGGCGCGGGTCGATTGCAATGCCTGCTGGCTGTCCAGGGCCAGCACCTGTTCATTGAGGGTGTCACTGGCCTCTTCCAGCAGCGTTGCCGAGCCTTCGGGCAGGCGATGCAGCATCCCCGCCTGCTGCGCGCCCTGGCCAGGGAAGGCGAACAGGCTGCTCACGCTGCGCACTCCAGCAGGTTCCACGGGTCGGCCACCAGCCGTGCGCCAAGCGCCGACTTGAGCAGCACGCGCTGCGCCACCCCGGCCCATTCGCGCAGGGCGATGCCACCTGCTGGGGTTTGCAGTTGCACGTCGATACGGCAAGGGCTGCAGTCGAGGCTATCGAGCAACTCACGGGCCTTTGCCCGGCTCATGGGCCGCGGTGTGCGTAGCAGCAGGTCGAGGTCGCTGGCCGCGTGCAGCACCTCAACCCCTGTAGCCAGCTGGTAACCCACCCCACCCGTCGGCCCCCAGGCCAACCCGCAGGCGTCGAGCACCGGGGCCACGCTGGCCAGCGCCTGTAGCGCGGCCCAGGGGCTCGTGCCCTGCCCGCGCAAGGCTTCGGGGCGCAGTTGCCGGCGAATGTCCGCCAGGCGCATCTGAACACCCAGGCGCTGCGCGCGCCCCTCCCCGCGCAGCCCCACCGCCACCCAACCTGCCGCGCAGCAGGCACGGCGCACCACCACCGGCTGCCCGGCTGCCAGTACCTGCGTGGCCCAGGCAGGGGCATCGACAGGCAGCGCGGCCGGGGTCATCCCCCAGAGCAGGTCATGTGGCTGCGGCGCGCTCATCTCAGGCCTCCTGCCACTGGCTGCGCAAGCGTGCACGCACTTCGCGGGACGCGCTGCGGTGCTCGCCGGCCAAGCGTGACGTCAGGTCGGTCGTGTTGCCGATATCGCGCAGCGCTTCGGCCAGGCAAGCACGCACCTGAGCCAGGTCGCTTGCGCTCGGGGTATCCGCGCTATCCACGCTCAAGCGCCGCCACAAAAGGCCCAGCGAGGCATAGCTGGCCAGGTCGTAGGCCATCGGCGGAACCTCAGCGGCCAAGGCTTCCAGTTCCTCGACGCTGCGCAAGGTGATTCGCGCCGCCGCTGCCTTGCCCATCGCGTGCACCATCACCCCGCTGTCATCCAGTGCAATCAACCGCTGGGCCTGGTAGCCGTGGGCCAGGAACGCACCGGACATGGCCTTGCCCACCAGCAGGCCGATGACCGGGTGCCCGGCCAGGCGTGCCTGGGCATAGGCCTGCACCGCAGCGGCCAGCGCCTGGTGGATGCCCAAGGCTTCCTCGCGGCGGCCATAGGCCTGGCTGGGCACATCAATGACCGCGACGATGGCGCGTTTCTCGCCATCGCGGTCCAGCTCAATCGCTTCGCTCACCGCCTTGGCCAGGGCCCAGCCCTCGAGCAGGCCGACTTCACCGTTGCGCGCCCGCGGGAACGGGTTGTGCGCATCCGGCACCACGGCAATGAAGC from Pseudomonas putida includes the following:
- a CDS encoding peptidase U32 family protein — translated: MSLPKNHLELLSPARDVAIAREAILHGADAIYIGGPSFGARHNACNEVGEIAELVEFARRYHARVFTTINTILHDNELEPARKLIHQLYDAGVDALIVQDLGVMELDIPPIELHASTQTDIRTLERAKFLDQAGFSQLVLARELNLQQIRAIAAETDAAIEFFIHGALCVAFSGQCNISHAQTGRSANRGDCSQACRLPYTLKDDQGRVVAFEKHLLSMKDNNQTANLRDLVDAGVRSFKIEGRYKDMGYVKNITAHYRKELDAILEDRPGLARASSGRTEHFFVPDPDKTFHRGSTDYFVTDRKVDIGAFDSPTFTGLPVGVVEKVGKRDLQVVTEVPLTNGDGLNVLVKRDVVGFRANIAEPRGEFEEDGHKRYRYRVEPNEMPEGLHKLRPNHPLSRNLDHNWQQALQRTSAERRVGVEWHAVLTEQRLMLSVCSEEGVSVQVALDGPFGAANKPQQALDQLHDLLGQLGTTMYHANAIVLDAPQAYFIPNSQLKALRREAIEALTEARIKAHPRGGRKAESTPPPVYPESHLSFLANVYNQKARDFYHRHGVQLIDAAYEAHEEHGEVPVMITKHCLRFSFNLCPKQAKGVTGVRTKVAPMQLIQGDEVLTLKFDCKPCEMHVVGKMKSHIIDLPTPGSAVAQVVGHISPEDLLKTIPRAPH
- a CDS encoding aspartate aminotransferase family protein, which translates into the protein MNAPFQPQRDTRDYQASDAAHHIHAFLDQKALNAEGPRVITRGERLYLWDNDGRRYLDGMSGLWCTQLGYGRKDLTAAAAAQMDQLAYYNMFFHTTHPAVIELSELLFSLLPGHYSHAIYTNSGSEANEVLIRTVRRYWQVVGQPNKKVMIGRWNGYHGSTLAATALGGMKFMHEMGGLIPDVAHIDEPYWYAEGGELTPAEFGRRCALQLEEKILELGAENVAGFVAEPFQGAGGMIFPPESYWPEIQRICRQYDVLLCADEVIGGFGRTGEWFAHEYFGFEPDTLSIAKGLTSGYVPMGGLVLSKRIAEALVERGGVFAHGLTYSGHPVAAAVAIANLKALRDEGIVRQVKDDTGPYLQRILREVFANHPLIGQVQGAGLVAALQFAEDKGSRKRYANENDLAWQCRTYGFEEGVIIRSTLGRMIMAPALVATHGELDELVDKTRIAVDRTARGLGIL
- a CDS encoding aldehyde dehydrogenase, coding for MHTKSDWQQRAARQRFITTALIDGRPLAAQSGVTFDAINPANRQLLAQVAACGDTEIDQAVRSARRAFEQGPWARMAPAARKCVLLRLAELMMAHREELALLDSLNMGKPVMDAYTIDVPGAANVFAWYGEALDKVYDQVAPTAGNALATVTREALGVVGAVVPWNFPLDMAAWKVAPALAAGNSVVLKPAEQSPFSALRLAELALEAGVPEGVLNVVPGLGESAGRALGLHPDVDCLVFTGSTQVGKHFMQYSAQSNLKQVWLECGGKSPNLVFDDCQDLDLAAEKAAFGIFFNQGEVCSANSRLYVQRSVHDEFVERLLAKARQWLPGDPLDPASRAGAIVDDAQSARVMAAIEQAQGDGARLLCGGQRLSFNGSNNFIAPTVFADVRPDSALAREEVFGPVLAITAFDDEAQAVRLANDSVYGLAASLWSDDLNRAHRVARQLKAGTVSVNTVDALDVAVPFGGGRQSGFGRDLSLHAFDKYTQLKTTWFQLR
- a CDS encoding helix-turn-helix transcriptional regulator → MSKDRLKSPDWYAQMARVIDAQGTPGFVEALFAALKLLAPCQAITVFRYPRKGLPSALFVKDEEGPWLPEGNVQRYLEGYYLLCPFYRACMDGVAAGCFRLSDVAPDHFKRSEYYLSFYQHAHLEDELNFIVPLDEHLTIAVALASTRRLDRQQVSDLKCVAPWVVAVVRRQWSHLDVDAVGGRFESALGRQINAALNNFGSSLLTERECRIAQYLLRGHSTRSLAERLGISEDTVKTHRKNLYTKLDIAKQSELFSLFIDSLAQAQEGLSKDPLESYLRRR
- a CDS encoding LysR substrate-binding domain-containing protein, producing the protein MLIDEELTLKKLETFLAFMRSGNLGRAAAELSTSAVSVHRAIHSLESALRCPLFKHEGRQLIPLESAYVLEKKARQLIQDAEQMVRQTREAAGFYAERFRLGALYSLTVKTVPKLVMGLKLRRSELNIDLTLGSNVDLLQRLKNHELEAVLVSLDESVADPACEQLPLFSDDIYLAVPTDSPFAEQQEVDLADLAESTFITLTQGFATHRDGARVFQQAGFEPKVAMQVNDIFTLLSMVSSGVGFALLPGRIAAVYENRVKLIALQPRYRLQQHIGVVFLKAREREPNLLALLAECRMYSREN
- the madM gene encoding malonate transporter subunit MadM, producing MYESMMKVINGYGLVSGFAVIGVTMWLSYWFSDKLTRGRLHGSAIAIFLGLALSYVGGVMTGGQKGLVDIPLLSGIGLLGGAMLRDFAIVATAFGVNIEELKRAGVSGVISLFFGIGTSFVAGVGVAMAFGYTDAVSLTTIGAGAVTYIVGPVTGAAIGASSEVMALSIAAGLVKAILVMVVTPFVAPMIGLNNPRTAVIFGGLMGTSSGVAGGLAATDPKLVPYGCLTAAFYTALGCLLGPSLLYFCMRGLVA
- the madL gene encoding malonate transporter subunit MadL, with the translated sequence MIIYGVAFLALCTLVGLFIGELLGKLLGVPANVGGVGIAMLLLIFIGSYLNKRGLIKAKSEQGVEFWSAIYIPIVVAMAAQQNVLGALSGGPMAIMAGVVAVVASFAMVPLLDRIGQKKPEAGTDKPLTAAQR
- the mdcH gene encoding malonate decarboxylase subunit epsilon; the encoded protein is MSSLFAFPGQGAQQAGMLHRLPEGSATLLEEASDTLNEQVLALDSQQALQSTRAVQLCLLMAGVAWARTLLQHSPAPDYVAGLSIGAYPAAVTAGALAFTDAVRLVALRGELMQRAYPQGYGMTALSGLDLASVERLLAQVGGEVYLANLNSDNQIVIAGSDTAMAEVAARARSRGQGVARRLAVSVPSHCRLLDGPAAQLAHAFASVKINRPRITYLSGSSARPLFDPQRLRDDLAGNMARLVDWRATLRNAYERGVRLHLELPPGSVLTGLARPVFEQGRVLALEQTRLDTVDALLRQEVSQRP
- a CDS encoding malonate decarboxylase holo-ACP synthase; translated protein: MSAPQPHDLLWGMTPAALPVDAPAWATQVLAAGQPVVVRRACCAAGWVAVGLRGEGRAQRLGVQMRLADIRRQLRPEALRGQGTSPWAALQALASVAPVLDACGLAWGPTGGVGYQLATGVEVLHAASDLDLLLRTPRPMSRAKARELLDSLDCSPCRIDVQLQTPAGGIALREWAGVAQRVLLKSALGARLVADPWNLLECAA
- the mdcE gene encoding biotin-independent malonate decarboxylase subunit gamma — protein: MNRALNWLPGLAGSEALPGYPASLRVIDGELDNRTARFIAVVPDAHNPFPRARNGEVGLLEGWALAKAVSEAIELDRDGEKRAIVAVIDVPSQAYGRREEALGIHQALAAAVQAYAQARLAGHPVIGLLVGKAMSGAFLAHGYQAQRLIALDDSGVMVHAMGKAAAARITLRSVEELEALAAEVPPMAYDLASYASLGLLWRRLSVDSADTPSASDLAQVRACLAEALRDIGNTTDLTSRLAGEHRSASREVRARLRSQWQEA